A window of Xiphophorus hellerii strain 12219 chromosome 7, Xiphophorus_hellerii-4.1, whole genome shotgun sequence contains these coding sequences:
- the LOC116722630 gene encoding tripartite motif-containing protein 16-like, which yields MEQQAVQLDRETFSCPICLDLLKDPVTTSCGHSYCMNCIKSHWDKEDQKRIHSCPQCRETFTLKPALKKNTMLAALVEQMKKTGLQASPADHRYAGPEDVPCDVCTGRKLKAVRSCFVCLASYCEKHLQPHHDSAPLKKHNLVELSKNLQENICSKHDKVIDIFCRTEKKCICYLCSVDEHKGHDTVSAAAERTERQRELEERRGNIQQRIQDREKDVKLLQQEVEAINHSADKTVEDSEKIFTELICLLQKRSSEVKQQIRSQQETEVSRVKDVQEKLEQEITELKRKDAELEQLSHTEDHNQFLLNYPSLPLSESKGSSSINIRPLRHFEDVTAAVSELREKLQDVLRDSWTNISLMVTEVDVLLSEPEPKSRAGFLKYSCEITLDPKTAHTVLVLSEGNRKVTRMKKPQSYSSHPDRFTDRSQVLSRESLTGRCYWEVEKNRSWVYVAVAYKNINRAGEGDECLFGGDDKSWALDCQEKTYKLIHKKIRTSISGPFSSRVGVYLDHRAGILCFYSVSETMTLLHRVQTRFTEPLLAGVWVGSGSSAEFCKPK from the coding sequence ATGGAGCAGCAGGCAGTTCAGCTGGACCGAGAAACCTTCTCCTGTCCGATCTGtctggatctactgaaggatccAGTGACTACTtcctgtggacacagctactgtatgaactgtattaaaTCCCACTGGGATAAAGAGGATCAGAAGAggatccacagctgccctcagtgcaGGGAGACATTCACACTGAAGCCGGcactaaagaaaaacaccatgctagcagctttagtggagcagatgaagaagactggactccaagctTCTCCTGCTGATCACCGgtatgctggacctgaagatgtgcCCTGTGATGTCTGCACTGGGAGAAAATTAAAAGCCGTCAGGTCCTGTTTTGTCTGTCTGGCCTCTTACTGTgagaaacaccttcagcctCATCATGATTCAGCTCCTTTAAAGAAACACAACCTGGTGGAGCTGTCCaagaacctccaggagaacatctgctctaaGCATGACAAGGTGATTGATATCTTCTGCCGCACCGAAAAGAAATGTATCTGTTATCTCTGCTCTGTGGATGAGCATAAAGGCCATGACACAgtctcagctgcagcagaaaggactgagaggcagagagagctggaggagagacgaggaaacatccagcagagaatccaggacagagagaaagatgtgaagctgcttcaacaggaggtggaggccatcaatcactctgctgataaaacagtggaggacagtgagaagatcttcactgagctgatctgtctcctccagaaaagaagctctgaggtgaagcagcagatcagatcccagcaggaaactgaagtgagtcgagtcaaagatgttcaggagaagctggagcaggagatcactgagctgaagaggaaagacgctgagctggagcagctctcacacacagaggatcacaaccagtttctcctcaactacccctcactgccactcagtgagtctaaaggctcatccagcatcaacatccgtcctctgagacactttgaggacgtgacagcagctgtgtcagagctcagagagaaactacaggacgtcctgagagactcatggacaaacatctcactgatggtCACCGAGGTGGATGTTctactgtcagaaccagaaccaaagagcagagctggaTTCTTGAAATATTCATGTGAAATCACTCTGGATCCAAAAACAGCACACACAGTATTGGTACTATCAGAGgggaacaggaaggtgacaaGGATGAAAAAACCTCAGTCTTATTCTAgtcatccagacagattcacTGATCGCTCTCAGGTTCTGAGTAGAGAAAGTCTGACTGgacgttgttactgggaggtggagaaGAACAGGTCATGGGTTTATGTAGCAGTTGCTTACAAGAATATCAACAGAGCAGGAGAAGGAGATGAATGTTTATTTGGAGGTGATGACAAATCTTGGGCTTTGGATTGTCAAGAAAAGACTTATAAACTGatacacaaaaaaatcagaaccTCCATCTCGGGTCCATTTTCCTCCAGAGTcggagtgtacctggatcacagagcaggtattctgtgtttctacagcgtctctgaaaccatgactctcctccacagagtccagaccagattcactgAGCCGCTGCTGGCTGGAGTTTGGGTTGGCTCAGGATCCTCTGCAGAGTTCTGCAAACCCAAATAG